DNA sequence from the Terriglobia bacterium genome:
GAATCATCGGACGTGACGGAGACCGTCCGGTCAGCGGTCCCGGGAGATCAGGTAGCCGGGAACCGCTGCGAGCGCTCTCCGCGCCGGGCCGTCGGGGAAGTGCTCGAGTTCCGCGACCGCCTCGGTCGCCGTCCGACTCGCCTGGGCGCGGGCACGGCTCAGGGCACCGCTTTCCTCCAGGAGGTCCGTCAGCTCGGCGATCTCCGGGGCGCCGGCACCGCCGCCGTCCATGATCCGCCGCGCGAGGTCGAGGCCTCGACCGTCGCCGGAGGCGAGGAGGTAGATGAGCGCGAGCGTGGCTTTCCCCTCGCAGAGATCGCTGCCGGCGGGTTTTCCGAGCGTCCTGGGGTCGCCGGTGAAGTCCAAGAGGTCGTCCACCATCTGGAACGCGAGCCCCACCCGGGTCCCGAAGCGCCCCAGGGCCCCCTCGGTCGCCGCGTCGACGCCGGCCAGCATCCCCGCGATCTCGCAGCAGCCGGCGAAGAGGACGGCGGTCTTCCGCTCGATCAGGTCCGAGTACTCGGCGACGGTCAGGTCCAGTCGGCCGACGTACCGGGTCTGGAGCATCTCGCCTTCGGTCATGCGCAGGGTGATCTCCGCCAGCTTCCGGATGATCCTGAGGCTCTCGGCGTCCAGCGCCATCTCCATGGCCTTGGCCAGCATGTAGTCGCCGAACAGCACCGTGACGTTGTTCCCCCAGCGATGATTGACCGACGGGCGTCCGCGCCGCGTCTTGGCCTCGTCGATGATGTCGTCGTGGATCAGCGTGGCCGAGTGGATGAGCTCGAGGACCGTCGCCATCAGGACGTCGTGGGATCCGCCGTACCCGCACAGCTTCGCGCACAGCAGGTGGATCGCCGGGCGGACCCGCTTGCCGCCTCCATCGGCCACGAAGCCGCCGATCTCGTCGATGATTCCCACCGGTGAGGCCAGGTTCCGCCGGAAGGTCGCTTCCACCGCCTGCAGCCGTTCCTCGACGAGCGAGAAGATCGCCGGCGCCGCGGCGACCGGCTCCTGGAGCAGCCGCTCCGCGCGAGACGGAAACCGGTCGGAGGTGCTCAAGCGTCCCCTTCCCCTCGTCACTGGCCACCGAGTGTACCGGAAATCCTCGCCGGGGGACAACGGCGGCGCGGCGCGCGACCGCTCACGGGGAGTCGACGATCTCGGTGCCCGGCGGTGGCTCGAACGTGAACACCGACGCCGAGAGCCCCGTATTGCGGCGGACCCGGGTGAACAGGTACTGCATCCGGTTTCCCGCGGGATCGAGGACCTCGGCGCCCTCGATCGCGCCTCCCGGCGTGCGGACCGTCAGGACGACTTCCTCCACGCCGCCGCGGACCGCGTGCGGCACGAGTCTCACCCTGAAGATCCTCGCCGCGCCGGATCCGGCGTAACCGAGGAACTCCGCGTCGAACAGCCCGCCGATCGCGCCCCGCCCGGCGAGGAGAGCCGGTAGCAGGTCCTGATCGGGATCGAGCCGTCCTCGGATCAGCTGCCGGTCCTCCGGGATGTAGAGGAGGGTCCGGGCCCCTTCGACGATTGCGGTCTTGGGCTCGGGGTGCAAGTAATCCCAGCGCAGTCGCCCCGGCCGGAGCAGGTAGAACACGCCGGACTCCCGCGTGCCGGCTCCCAGCGCTCCCGAGAGGAGCCGCTGCTCGAACCGGCAGGTCAGGTCGTTCGTGCCGTCGAGCCATCGCTCGAGCCCCTCGATCTCGCCTCCCCCGACCGCGGGCTCCGCTTCCGCTCGCATCCCGGCGCCGCCGGAGACGACCAGCGCCGCCAGGACCATCGCGACCCCGCTCACCCGCATCCCACCTCCCCGCCGATACGGACCGCCGTTCGTTCGACCCGAGCGCGTCGCCGACAGGGTACCAGAGGAGCGGGGCCGGTTGCTTCCGGGAACGGGCGGTGATAATCAAGGGGCCTTCGCGGAGGTGCCTCGATGCGGACCGTTGCCGCCTGCCTCGTGATCGCTGCGCTCTCGATGACGCCCGCCCTCGCGGAGGGCTCGGCCGTCGCGCCCCCGGCGGCCGGGGACTCCCGCGCCGCCGCGATCGCCCTTTACGACCGGGGACGTTATCCCGAGGCGCACGCCGCGCTGACCGCCCTCGACGTGGCGGAGAAGGCGGACGGGGGCCTCCTGTACCGCCTCGCGTTCTGCGCGGGAGTCGCCGGCGACCAGGAGGAGCACGCGAGGATCCTGGCGCGCGCCGTGGCCGCGCTCGAGCAGGAGACCAAGGCCGGCGGACCGATCGAATCGTGGTTCTACCTCTCGAACGCATACCAGAACCTCGGACGCCCCGCCGACTCGGCGAAGGTCGCCGCCGACGCGACCTCGCGGCTCGAGGCGGGGACGTGGAAGGAACCGGAAGGCGGCGTGGACGTGTTCCGCCTCGCGAAGCTCTACGCCGACCAGGGACGAGAGGACCGCGCCGAGGAGAGGTACCGGAAGGCGGTCGAAGCGCTGACGCCCGAGGCGGTCCGGTACCCCGCGTACCTTCGCTGGGCAAGAGGCTACCTCGGCGATCTCGCGCTGCGGCGGGCGAACTGGGAGGAAGCGGCGAGCCAATTCGCCGCCGTGGTGGCGCTGCCGGCGCCGATGGCCGGGGAATGGCATAAGCTCGCGGTCGCCCGGGCGCGCATGGGCCGCTGGCAGGAGGCCGCGGACGCATGGCACCAGGCGGAGCAGCTCACACCCGGCGGAGGCGACGACGCGCGGTACAGCCGCCAGCTCGCGCTGCAGGCCGCGCAGCTCGGCTCGCTGCCCGCTCTGACACCCGACGGACGTACGTGGGACAAGCCCTCCACGGAGGACCTCGAGAACATGATGCTCGAGCAGGCCAAGGTGGCCCTCGCGCCGCCGCCCGCTGCGCCCGACGTCTCGGCGACTCCGGTCGTGACGCCGCCGGAGAATCCGGCCCGGCTCAAGGAAGCGCACAGGATCTTCGTCGCGGCGGGGATCGAGTACGCGGCTCGGGGGCTCCCGATCCGGGAGACGGCATTCTCCAAGGGATTCGCCCCGCTGGTGTTCCACCCGGAGCAATGGGAGCCGAAGACGACGGAGAAATGAGCGCGGCGCCGCGGCGGCGCGATCAGAACCTGTCGGCGAGGTCGCCGAGGACCGGGATCTTGAAGCGCTCGCCCTCCAGCGCCCGTACGACGCACATGAGCATCAGCAGAAGGATTCCGACCCCGACGAGGGAGATCGCGGCCCAGAAGAGGTCTCCGAAGAACGGCCAGGCGTACCCTCGGAGCAGCAGGTACACCGGCCGAACCACGACGTACAGAGCGGCGACGGTCGCGGTCAGCACCAGGCCCTGCTTGGCGTGCCACTTCACCAGCTCCCGCCGGCTCGCCACGAGGGAGAACAGAGCGAGGGGGCCCAGATAGTCGAACACCAGCAGGATCCGGTCCTGGTCGCTCAGATCGCTCGCGAGCTCCTGGGATTCCATTCGTCGCCTTTATATCGTCCCCCGGGGGCCGCCGTCAACGGGACGCGCACGGGACGCCGCCGCGGCAGCGCGGGGGCGCGCGTCCGGCGGTACCCTGTATACTTCGTCGGCCGATGCTCGAAGCTTCCTCCACCACCCCGATGTTCCGGCAATACCGGGAGCACAAGCGCAGCCACCCCGGCGCGATCCTGCTCTTCAGGATGGGCGATTTCTTCGAGATGTTCTACGAGGACGCCCAAGAGGCGAGCCGGCTGCTGGACCTGACGCTCACCGCCCGGGGGAAGGGGACCGAGCACGCGGCGCCGATGTGCGGCTTTCCCCACCATCAGCTGGACGCCTACACCGCCAAGCTCGTCAGGGCGGGTCGGAGCGTCGCAATCTGCGATCAGGTGGAGGATCCGAGAACCGCCAAGGGGCTCGTCCGCCGCGATGTCGTGAGGGTCGTGACCCCGGGAACGCTCACGGATCCGGGGGAGCTCGACGCGCGGGAGAACTCGTGGATCGCATCGGTCGCCGAGGCCGAGGGGGCCCTGGGGGCGGCGTTCCTCGACGCTTCCACCGGCGAGTTCCTGGCCTGGCAGTCCCCGGCGGACGACGCCCGCTGGGACGCGCTGGCCGAGCGCCTCCTCGCGTTCGGGCCGAAGGAGATCGTGCATCCCGAGGATTTCCCGTGGCCCGAGGCGTTCCGCCGGGAGAAGATCGGCTCGGCCGTGCTCACGTCCGTCGAGCCGTATCCTTTCGCGCCCGGACGGGCCGCGGACCTGCTGGCGAGGCACTTCGAGGTCGCGTCCCTGAACGGCTTCGGGCTGGAGCAGCGGCCGGCCGCGACCGGCGCCGCCGGTGGGCTCCTGCTGTACCTCCAGGAGACCCAGAAGAGCGCCCTCCAGCACATCGACGGGATCGCGGTCCACGAGCCGTCGCGCCACCTCCTCCTCGATCCCTCCACCCGGCGCAACCTCGAGATCGAGCGCTCGGCCCGGGACGGCGCCCGCCCGGGATCGCTCCTCCACGCCATCGACGCGACGCTCACCTCCGCAGGCGGGCGCCTCCTCCGGCAGTGGATCCTCTCGCCGCTCGCCGACGTCGACGGGATCGCGCGCCGGCTCGACGCGGTCCAGGAACTGCTCTTGAATCCGGCCGCGAGGCTCGACGCCCGGGAGCGGCTGAAGCCGTTCCACGACGTGGAGCGGCTTCTCGGCCGGACCGTCGCCGGGACGGCGAACGCGAGAGACCTGCTCTCCCTCGGGGCCTCCCTCGCCCGCCTGCCCGGGCTCGTCGAGGCTCTGGCGGAACTCGAGGCGCCGCTCGTCCGCGCGACGCTGGACGGACTCGACACGTGCGTGGACGTCGCGACCCGGCTGGAGATCGCGCTGGCGGAGTCGCCCCCGCCGGGCTTGAGGGAGGGCGGCCTGATTCGCGAGGGGTTCCATGCGGAGCTGGACGAGCTCCGCGCGATCCGTCGGGACGGCCGAGCCTATATCGCCTCGATCGAGTCCCGGGAGCGCGAGGCCACGGGGATCGGGTCGCTCAAGGTCCGGTTCAACAAGGTGTTCGGTTACTACATCGAGGTCTCCCGGCCCAACCTGCGCCTGGTTCCGGCGCACTACCTGCGAAAGCAGACCATCGCCGGCGGCGAGCGCTTTCTGACGCCGGAGCTGAAGGAGCACGAGGCCAAGGTCCTGAACGCGCAGGAGCGGATCGAGTCGCTGGAGTACGAGATCTTCTGCGCGCTACGTGGCGAGGTGGCGGGACAGGCGCACCGCATCAAGGCCGCCGCCCGCGCCGCCGCCCTGATCGACCTGCTCGCGGCCCTCGCCGAGATCGCGGGCGACCGCGGCTACTGCCGCCCTAAGGTCCACGACGGGACCCGCCTCAGGATCGTGGCCGGCCGGCACCCGGTCGTGGAGCGCGCCTTGCTCGATACGCGGTTCGTGCCGAACGATACCGACCTCGACGCCGCCGGCGAGGCGATCTCGATCCTGACCGGACCGAACATGGGAGGCAAGTCGACGTACCTGCGGCAAGTGGGGCTGATCGTGCTGCTGGCGCAGGCGGGGTCGTTCGTCCCGGCGGACCAGGCGGAGGTCGGGATCGTCGATCGTATCTTCTGCCGCGTCGGCGCGTCGGACAGCCTCGCGGAAGGGCAGAGCACGTTCATGGTGGAGATGATCGAGACCTCGATCATCCTCCACCACGCGGGACGCCGGAGCCTCGTGCTCCTCGACGAGATCGGCAGGGGAACGGCGACGTTCGACGGGATGGCGATCGCCTGGGCGGTGGTGGAGTCGCTGCACGGCCGGCGAGGAGGCCCGCCGCGCACGATCTTCGCGACCCATTACCACGAGCTGACCGAGCTGGCGGTGGCATTGCCGGGCGTCGTGAATCACCGCATGGGCGCGCGGGAGCGCGGCGATCGGGTGATCTTCCTCCACCGGGTGGAGCCCGGCGCCGCGGACAAGTCCTACGGCATCCAGGTGGCGCGGCTCGCCGGGATTCCGCAGCCGGTGATCGCGCGAGCCAAGGAGATCCTGACGAACCTGGAGAGGGACGAGTTCGGGCGGGATGGGCTTCCGCGGCGCTCGAGGCGTCAGGAAGGGGGCGGGCCGCCGGGCCAGCCGAACCTGTTTTCGGTGTGCGAAGCGGCGCCGCCTCCCGCGGAATCCGCCGATCCTGCGGCCGCCGAGGTACTGGCCGATCTCCGCGTTGCGGACCCGAATCGCCTCACGCCGCTGGAAGCGCTCCAGAAGCTCGCGGCGTGGCGCGTCAGGCTCGGCGTCGAGGAATGAGACCGCGCACCGAAGGCGCCCGCGTCAGAACGACTTCAGCGCCTCCGGCTCCTCGCTGAACGTGTCGAAGACTTCTTCCAGCTTGGTGAGCTGCAGCAGGTCGTAGACCTTGCCCGAGGGCTTCAGGAGGCGGACCGTGCCCCCCTTCTCCCTGGCCCGCTTGTAGCACGCCACCAGCTCTCCGATCCCCGCCGAATCCATGTACGAGATCTTGTCGAGGTTGAGCAGGATCTGGGTCTTGCCCGCGTCGATGAGCTCGTGGACCTTGTCCCTGAGCACGACGTCTCCCTCGCCGATGGTGATCTTTCCCGACAGATCCAGCACCGCAACATTCCCGACCTGCCGGAGCGCGGCCTTCATCATCGTCATGTCCTCCGTGGAATCGCCGGCCCGTACGACCGATCTTCACCCGCCCCGCGCGGAGGGTGGTGAGCCTTGATCAGCGTGACCTCCATGCCGCGCCCTTCGAGGTAGCGAAATCTCACGTCGTCCACGAAAGCCCGGATGAGCAGGAGTCCCCGGCCGGAGGTCCTCAGCCGGTTGTCACCCACCGTCGGATCGGGCGTCGCGACCGGGTCGAAGCCTCGTCCCCTGTCCACGACCTTGGCCTCGAGCCCCTCCGCGCTGGCGACCAAGGTCACCTCCACGTCCAGCGCCGGGTCCGAGCGATTGCCGTGGACGATGGCGTTGATCAGCGCCTCCCGGACCGCTAGGGCCGCGTTCAGCCCGTCCTCCTCATCGAGCCCCACGATCTCCGAGAGCTTCTCCGCCACCGTGTGCACCAAATCGACCAGCCGCACCTCGCTGGGGATCACGAGCTTCACCGAGGTCGCGGCCGCCATGGTCTCCGCTGGGACTCCTGCACCTGGCGGCGCGTTTCGTGCATGCCGCAGGGTGCGGATGAGGATACCGGCGAGGCTGATGGAAGTCAAATCGCACGGTGTGGGCAGGCCGGTCCGTCTCCCTCAGAACACCGACGGCCCGGACGGCAGGAATCGCTCCATCCGACCGAAAGGGGCGGTCCCGAGGAAGTGCGAGAAATGGGTCAGCCTAAGGCCCGCCCCCAGCGCGAGCCGCACCGCCTGATGGTTCACTCTCTGAAGGTCGAACGAGTCGGGGACCTGCGTCGGCCGGGGCAAGCCGGAGAACAAGTAGCTCAGGCCCGCTTGCGCTCCCCCAGGCGGATCCGGGCCGACAGGAAGATCTCCCGCGTTGCGGCCGTGTGGTACGAATTCCCGTCCGGGTCCGGCTCCGTGAACGCGATGTACTTGCGGTTCCCCGCGTTCCGGACGACGAGGGAGACGTCCCCACCGGCGGACCGCGCCTGCCAGCGGTAGGCGGCGCGGAGGTGAACCAGCCCGTACCCCCAAGACCAGCTCGTGTTGGTCGGGTCCACGTAGGCGCGGCTCAGCGCCTCGAGGCTCGCCCCGAAGGTCCAGCGCGGGACCCCCCGGTACTCGAGGTCCAGGTACGCCTGGTGCCGTGGGATGTTGGGGAGCCATGCGTCCCGCAGGCTCAGCGGCACCTGGGTGCCCGGATCCTCGGGGTCCACCGCCTGCGTGTAGAACTTCACGTCCGAGTACTTGAAGTCGGAGTACGTGTACGCGAGCTGCGTCGAGAACCCCTCGAACGGCTCCCAGCCCACCGACGTCTCGAGCCCGTACCTGCGGCTGGACCCGGCGTTGTAATAGAAGGTCTCGAGGTCTCTTCCCGCGACCCGGTAGCGGCCGAAGTCGTTGTCGGTGCTCATGTGGAACACCGCGACGTCGTACGAGCCCTGCTTGCCGAGGGAGCCGCGGGCGCCCACCTCCTCGCCGCTGGACGTCTCCGCGACGAGGCTCTGGTTGTAGCCGCCGAACGCGACGGGATTGTTGATCAGCTCCTCGGTGGTCGGAGGCGTGAAGCCCTGGCCCCAGTTCGCGTAGAAACCGCGGCTCTTCCACGGGTTCCAGGTCGCGCCGATGCGCCCCGTGGTCTTGTCGTAGCTCGGCAGCGAGACCGGCGTCATGGCCAGCCGGTCGTCGAAGTCGGTGTTGAATCCGTCCCACCGCAGGCTCCCGACGAGGCCCCACCCATGACCCAGCTCGAGCCGATCCAGCAGGAAGACGCCGCGGCTGCTCTGGTGGTACGCGGTGTCCGTGGGCAGCTGCGCGACGATCTCCGGATACACGTCAGGATGTGCGGTGGCCAGGAGAGGATTCACGACCTTCTGCTCGTCCACGGACTGCCAGGCGAGGTCGACACCGACGCTGAAGTCGTTCTTGATCCCCTCGCTTCCCCCGGTGTGCAGGGTGTACTGCAGCAAGGCGCCGGGGTTACTGTAGGTCCGGTAGATCACCGTGGACGGCACGGATTCCCGCCAGGTCGTGAGACGCGAGTAGATCGCGAACGAGAAGGTGTTGTGGGACCCTGGCGTGTAGTCGCCGGTCAATCCCGTGGTCACGCGCCGAGTGTACTGGTACTCGTTCGAGGCTACCCCGTCCGGGTTCGCCTGCCTGGGGTCCTGGAACACCTGGTCGATGTTGAGCCCTTCCGCGTTCCCGTTGAAGTACTCGGTCTGCGCGACGATCGCCGTCAGGTGGCTCGACGGCCCCCGGGTCCAGCTCAGCTTCCCGTAGACGTTGGTGGCGTCGGAAGCGGTGTGAACGCGGTAGCCGTCGTCGAACATCCGCGAGGCGGAGAGGCGGTACGACAGCGCGCCCGCCGTGCCGTCCGTCTCCGCGAAGAGCTTCCGGAAGCCGTAGGAGCCGACGTTGATGGACGCGTCTCCCTCGGGGTTCCTCGGGCCGCCGTCCCGCGTCACGATGTTGATCACCCCTCCGGCGGCGCCGGCGCCGTAGAGCGACGACATCGGGCCCCTCAGGACCTCCACGCGCCGGACCGTCTCCCAGTCGACGTCGAACAGATCGGGCACGAGCCCCATGGGATCGTTCAGCGGGATCCCGTCGAGGAGGACGGCGATCCGCCGGACGCCCCGCTCGGTGAGGATTCCCTCGCCGCGAATCGAGAGGTGCACGCGCTCGCCGTCGGCCTGGTTGTCCACCTTGACGCCCGGCACGAACTTGAGCGCGTCGTCGGCGGCGATGGTCTTGGATCTCGTCTTCTCGAGGTCCTGCTGGTCCACCACCGTCGCGGCGCCGGGGATCTCCATGAGCGGGACCTCGATGCGGGGAGCGGTCACCACCACGACCTCGGTGGACTCGATCCGCGGGATGTCCTTGTCCGTCTCGGGCGCGGAACCCGGATCGGCGAGGGTGGGCGCCGCGGCCAGCGCGACGATCGAGAGTAGAAGGAAGTGAAGAGGGCGCGTTCGTCGGGTTGTCATCTAGACCTACCTCCAACGCCTGCCGCGAACGGGAAGGTCCCCGCAGGGTGCAGGAACGAGTGCAGTGGCCTACGCCGTTTCCGTCCTGGAATCCCACGTGAAGGAAGTTGCAGCCTGCGACCGGACGCGGACGCGACGGCACGCAGACCTCCACTTGTCCACCCCCCGGAGCTTAGGGAGACGAGCCATCTACTACCAGACTTCGTTGTTGGAGGTGTTACCCGAAGAGGAGCACCACGGACTCCAGCAAATTGTGGACCTGGTGCAGGATCGTCGACACGGCTGCGAGGGGAACGAAGAGCACCCCCACCGCGAGCGCGATCGCGGCAACCGTCCCCGGCTTGCCGCGCGGAGGAACCACGGGCGGTGAAAGCCGTCCGAGCAGGCGAGCTGCCCGCCCCGCGGCCCCGCCCCCGTGATATAGCGCGGTCAACGGAAGCCCCCGCGGCCTCGCGTTTCCGGCGAGCCGCGCCACCTTGAGAAGGGCCGACGCGAGGTCGAGCGACGGTGCATCTCCCGCGGCCGTGGCGCAGTCATCCGCCGCTTCATCCGCGGCTTCCGCCCACCAGCGCTCGAGCGCAGCCCCGATCGGGGTCAGCGCCAGAATGTCAGGGCAGGCACGCAGCACCAGGCGCCTCCATGCGTCCCCGCGCCGCTGGTGGCCCGCCTCGTGAGCGACGATCGCGGCCAGCTCCGCCCCCGTGCAGTGCTCCAGCACGATCCGGGAAACGAACAGGCGCGGATGCACGCACCCGGCGATGGTCACGATTGGGAAAGGTTCGTCAACGGCGTACACCGGCATCGTGACGCCGACCAGCCGGATCGGGCAAGCGCCACGAAGCCAGCGGCGGACCAGCCGCTTCGTCGCCAGGAGGCCCGAGCCCACGCGCACGATCCCCGTCGCCAGGACGGCACTCGAGAACACGGCTCCCACCAGTAGCCCCAGAGCCACCCGTTCTCCGGTGTCCCACGGCTCGAACCAAACGAAGGCGGGTAGGACGACTTCCAAGGCGACGAAGAAAGCGAACGCCACCGGCAGAACACGCAACGCGAAGAGCCGCCGCGAGCGCGAGTCCGGCTCGGGAGTGAGAAGAGCCGCTGGCAGCAACGGACAGCTCAGCAGCGATGCCGCCGACATCGCCGTGCCGTAGGCCAGCAACGTCAGACAGCAGGCGAGCGCGACGAAATTCACCGATGGCCCTCGCTACGGTCCAGCGCGCGCCGACGGGCGCGCAGCACCTCTTCCAACTCGTCGAGCGCCAACTCGTCACGACGGCTGACCGCGTCGACGAAGCTCATCAGGAGCGGCCGGATCGCCGCGCGCTTCGAGAACGACGCCACGAGCACGTCGAGAGCCTGGCCCGCCAGGATGGCCTCGAGTTGCGCCCGGCTCGAGACCGGAACGTAGAAGAAGGAGCGGCCGGACCGTCGACGGGTAAGGATGCCTTTCTTGTGCAGCCGGTCGAGCGTCGTCATCAAAGTCGTATAGGCGACGCCCGGAAAGTCGCAGAGGAGATCGCGAACACGTGCCTCCCGATCCCGATTCCACAGTGCCTCCAGCACGCG
Encoded proteins:
- a CDS encoding TonB-dependent receptor, coding for MTTRRTRPLHFLLLSIVALAAAPTLADPGSAPETDKDIPRIESTEVVVVTAPRIEVPLMEIPGAATVVDQQDLEKTRSKTIAADDALKFVPGVKVDNQADGERVHLSIRGEGILTERGVRRIAVLLDGIPLNDPMGLVPDLFDVDWETVRRVEVLRGPMSSLYGAGAAGGVINIVTRDGGPRNPEGDASINVGSYGFRKLFAETDGTAGALSYRLSASRMFDDGYRVHTASDATNVYGKLSWTRGPSSHLTAIVAQTEYFNGNAEGLNIDQVFQDPRQANPDGVASNEYQYTRRVTTGLTGDYTPGSHNTFSFAIYSRLTTWRESVPSTVIYRTYSNPGALLQYTLHTGGSEGIKNDFSVGVDLAWQSVDEQKVVNPLLATAHPDVYPEIVAQLPTDTAYHQSSRGVFLLDRLELGHGWGLVGSLRWDGFNTDFDDRLAMTPVSLPSYDKTTGRIGATWNPWKSRGFYANWGQGFTPPTTEELINNPVAFGGYNQSLVAETSSGEEVGARGSLGKQGSYDVAVFHMSTDNDFGRYRVAGRDLETFYYNAGSSRRYGLETSVGWEPFEGFSTQLAYTYSDFKYSDVKFYTQAVDPEDPGTQVPLSLRDAWLPNIPRHQAYLDLEYRGVPRWTFGASLEALSRAYVDPTNTSWSWGYGLVHLRAAYRWQARSAGGDVSLVVRNAGNRKYIAFTEPDPDGNSYHTAATREIFLSARIRLGERKRA
- a CDS encoding tetratricopeptide repeat protein produces the protein MRTVAACLVIAALSMTPALAEGSAVAPPAAGDSRAAAIALYDRGRYPEAHAALTALDVAEKADGGLLYRLAFCAGVAGDQEEHARILARAVAALEQETKAGGPIESWFYLSNAYQNLGRPADSAKVAADATSRLEAGTWKEPEGGVDVFRLAKLYADQGREDRAEERYRKAVEALTPEAVRYPAYLRWARGYLGDLALRRANWEEAASQFAAVVALPAPMAGEWHKLAVARARMGRWQEAADAWHQAEQLTPGGGDDARYSRQLALQAAQLGSLPALTPDGRTWDKPSTEDLENMMLEQAKVALAPPPAAPDVSATPVVTPPENPARLKEAHRIFVAAGIEYAARGLPIRETAFSKGFAPLVFHPEQWEPKTTEK
- the mutS gene encoding DNA mismatch repair protein MutS gives rise to the protein MLEASSTTPMFRQYREHKRSHPGAILLFRMGDFFEMFYEDAQEASRLLDLTLTARGKGTEHAAPMCGFPHHQLDAYTAKLVRAGRSVAICDQVEDPRTAKGLVRRDVVRVVTPGTLTDPGELDARENSWIASVAEAEGALGAAFLDASTGEFLAWQSPADDARWDALAERLLAFGPKEIVHPEDFPWPEAFRREKIGSAVLTSVEPYPFAPGRAADLLARHFEVASLNGFGLEQRPAATGAAGGLLLYLQETQKSALQHIDGIAVHEPSRHLLLDPSTRRNLEIERSARDGARPGSLLHAIDATLTSAGGRLLRQWILSPLADVDGIARRLDAVQELLLNPAARLDARERLKPFHDVERLLGRTVAGTANARDLLSLGASLARLPGLVEALAELEAPLVRATLDGLDTCVDVATRLEIALAESPPPGLREGGLIREGFHAELDELRAIRRDGRAYIASIESREREATGIGSLKVRFNKVFGYYIEVSRPNLRLVPAHYLRKQTIAGGERFLTPELKEHEAKVLNAQERIESLEYEIFCALRGEVAGQAHRIKAAARAAALIDLLAALAEIAGDRGYCRPKVHDGTRLRIVAGRHPVVERALLDTRFVPNDTDLDAAGEAISILTGPNMGGKSTYLRQVGLIVLLAQAGSFVPADQAEVGIVDRIFCRVGASDSLAEGQSTFMVEMIETSIILHHAGRRSLVLLDEIGRGTATFDGMAIAWAVVESLHGRRGGPPRTIFATHYHELTELAVALPGVVNHRMGARERGDRVIFLHRVEPGAADKSYGIQVARLAGIPQPVIARAKEILTNLERDEFGRDGLPRRSRRQEGGGPPGQPNLFSVCEAAPPPAESADPAAAEVLADLRVADPNRLTPLEALQKLAAWRVRLGVEE
- a CDS encoding DUF4870 domain-containing protein; translated protein: MESQELASDLSDQDRILLVFDYLGPLALFSLVASRRELVKWHAKQGLVLTATVAALYVVVRPVYLLLRGYAWPFFGDLFWAAISLVGVGILLLMLMCVVRALEGERFKIPVLGDLADRF
- a CDS encoding outer membrane lipoprotein carrier protein LolA; its protein translation is MRVSGVAMVLAALVVSGGAGMRAEAEPAVGGGEIEGLERWLDGTNDLTCRFEQRLLSGALGAGTRESGVFYLLRPGRLRWDYLHPEPKTAIVEGARTLLYIPEDRQLIRGRLDPDQDLLPALLAGRGAIGGLFDAEFLGYAGSGAARIFRVRLVPHAVRGGVEEVVLTVRTPGGAIEGAEVLDPAGNRMQYLFTRVRRNTGLSASVFTFEPPPGTEIVDSP
- a CDS encoding polyprenyl synthetase family protein — encoded protein: MSTSDRFPSRAERLLQEPVAAAPAIFSLVEERLQAVEATFRRNLASPVGIIDEIGGFVADGGGKRVRPAIHLLCAKLCGYGGSHDVLMATVLELIHSATLIHDDIIDEAKTRRGRPSVNHRWGNNVTVLFGDYMLAKAMEMALDAESLRIIRKLAEITLRMTEGEMLQTRYVGRLDLTVAEYSDLIERKTAVLFAGCCEIAGMLAGVDAATEGALGRFGTRVGLAFQMVDDLLDFTGDPRTLGKPAGSDLCEGKATLALIYLLASGDGRGLDLARRIMDGGGAGAPEIAELTDLLEESGALSRARAQASRTATEAVAELEHFPDGPARRALAAVPGYLISRDR
- a CDS encoding BlaI/MecI/CopY family transcriptional regulator, which translates into the protein MLEALWNRDREARVRDLLCDFPGVAYTTLMTTLDRLHKKGILTRRRSGRSFFYVPVSSRAQLEAILAGQALDVLVASFSKRAAIRPLLMSFVDAVSRRDELALDELEEVLRARRRALDRSEGHR
- a CDS encoding ATP-binding protein; this encodes MAAATSVKLVIPSEVRLVDLVHTVAEKLSEIVGLDEEDGLNAALAVREALINAIVHGNRSDPALDVEVTLVASAEGLEAKVVDRGRGFDPVATPDPTVGDNRLRTSGRGLLLIRAFVDDVRFRYLEGRGMEVTLIKAHHPPRGAGEDRSYGPAIPRRT
- a CDS encoding STAS domain-containing protein, which translates into the protein MTMMKAALRQVGNVAVLDLSGKITIGEGDVVLRDKVHELIDAGKTQILLNLDKISYMDSAGIGELVACYKRAREKGGTVRLLKPSGKVYDLLQLTKLEEVFDTFSEEPEALKSF